DNA from Candidatus Baltobacteraceae bacterium:
ATCCAATAGGCGGCCCGTGGGGGTGCGACGCGGCACCGGGAACGATTACGTTCACCGTCAATCTCGCACGCGTCATCAAAACCGGCCCGTTTCCGTGCTTTACGCAGTTTCACACGATGGCCGACGTTCTCGATGCCGGGAGGCTCGCGTGGAAATACTACGCGCCCGCGATTGACGCGGATAAAGGCGGCGTGTTGTGGTCCTCGTTCGACACGATTCACGCGGTGCGCTACGGCGCCGACTGGAGCGCAGACATGAGTTCCCCGCAAACCAACGTGCTCGCGGACGCTAAGAACGGAAAACTGCCCAACGTCGGCTGGGTGATCCCCGACTGGACCTGGTCGGATCATCCGTCGTCGGGCAGCGATTTGGGACCGTCGTGGGTGGCCGCAGTCGTCAACGCGATCGGCAACGGGCCGGAGTGGAAGTCGACCGCGATCGTCATCGTGTGGGACGATTGGGGCGGCTGGTACGATAACGTGCCGCCGCCGAAGCTTCACGATTTCCGTGGGCCCGGTATCCGCGTCGGCTGCATCATCATTTCGCCGTACGCGAAACCGCACTACGTCGACCACACGCAGTACGAGTTCGGCAGCATTTTGCGCTTTGCCGAAGAGGCGTTCGGTCTGCCGACGATCGGGCCGGAGTCCGCGGGATACACGGACGCGCGAGCGAGGAGCCTCGACAACGCTTTCGACTTCACGCAGGCGCCGCGCCCGTTCACGACGATCCCGGCAAAATACCCACCCAGTACCTTCCTGCTACAAAAGCCCTCCGGGCGGCCGCCGGACACCGATCTCTAGGGACGTTCGCAAGCAGGTCGAAGCGCCCCACCATGAATCTTTTGCGCCTTGCCGTCGCTACGGCGGCTGCGTTCGCATTGTTCGCGTGTTCGAAGGCCGGCGTGACGTCCGCGCCGAGCGATACGCTTCGCGTCGTACTTAACATCAATCCCACCCAGCTCAATCCCATTCTCGAGCAAAACACGATCGAAGAGTTTGTCGATGGGCTGATGTTCAACATGTTGGTCTCACAAGACGCGCAGCACCATCAAATCCCGGATTTGGCTGCTGTCGTGCCCACGACGGCCAACGGCGGGATTAGCAAAGACGGTCTCACGCTGACGTATCGTCTTCGTCACGGCGTCAAGTGGCACGATGGTACCCCGTTCACCAGCAAGGACGTGAAGTTTACGTGGCAAGCCGTCATGAACCCCGCGAACAACGTCCTGTCGCGCCGCGGATACGACGAGGTGGCGTCGGTCGACACGCCCGACGACTACACCGTCGTGTTTCACATGAAGAAAATCTTCGCGCCCGCAATCGATACGATCTTTGGCGAGAGTGACACGCCGTACTACATCCTTCCGGCGCACTTGCTGGCGAAGTATTCCAATCTCAATCAGATTCCGTTCAACTCGGCACCGGTCGGGACTGGTCCCTATAAGTTCGCGCGCTGGGAACGCGGCGATCGCATTGTTTTGACCGCCAATCCCAACTACTTTAAAGGCGCTCCGAGGATCAAGCAGCTGATCTTGCCGATCATCCTCGACGACAACACGGAGGTCGCCCAGCTTCGCTCCCACGAAGTGGACGTCACCATCGAGATTCCGTCTACCGCGTATCGTGACTTGCAGAGTGATTCCGGCATCGTACGACAGCTTGCCGACGCGCCATACTTTGCCGCGATTGAGTTCAATACGAGTCGGCCGCCGCTCGACGACGTGCGCGTACGGCGCGCGCTGGTGATGGGCTTAGACCGGTTCGGAATCACTCGCGACGACTCGTACGGCACCGCGATCGTGGCAACGGCAGACCTTGCACCCTTCTACTGGGCGTTTGACAAAGCGCTGCGCCCGACGCCGTACGACCCGGCTGCAGCAAAGGCGCTGCTCGACACCTCGGGATGGCGCACCGGAACCGATGGAATCCGGACCCGGGACGGACGGCGGCTCTCCCTGCAGCTCGTCTACGGCCAGGGAAACTCGCTCTCGCGCGTCGTCGGGACGCAACTGCAGCAGATGTACAAGACAATCGGGGTCGACGTATCGATCAAAACGTACGACTACGCCACGCTCTACGCGACGGCCGAAACCGGCGGAATCCTCAATAGCGGAAAGTTCGACTTGGCTTTGTATCCTTGGATTTCCGGTGCCGATCCGGACAATTCTTCGCAGTGGACGTGCGCCGCGATTCCTCCCGCCGGTAACAACGTGTCGCGTTACTGTTCGCCCGAAATGGACGCAGCCCAACGCTTGGCGCTCTCGACCTTCGACCGAGCGACGCGTGCGAAAGCGTACGCAACGATTGAATCGCTGCTCCTGCGCGACGCGCCGGCCGCGTTTATCTATTACCGGCGTACGCCCTACGCGCACGTCCCAGAGCTTCAAAACTTCTCACCCAACGGAATTACCGAAGGCTGGAACGCCCAAGAGTGGAACCGTTAGATCCCCATCCAAAGGAGAAACCCTCAGTGACTAGCACGGCCGCGACCCCCGCTACTACCGCAAGGAAGGTCCCAGTTACGGTCGCCTACGGCGACGGCATCGGCCCCGAGATCATGGAGGCGACCCTGCGCATGATCACCGAGGGCGGCGCCCGGGTCGAACTCGAGCCGATCGAAATCGGCGAGTCGATCTACAACAAGGGCATCTCCAACGGTATCGAACCCTCGTCGTGGGACTCGTTACGCCGTACGCGCGTCTTCTTAAAGGCGCCGATCACCACGCCGCAGGGCGGCGGATTCAAGAGTCTCAACGTGACGGTTCGCAAAACGCTCGGCATGTATGCGAACGTTAGGCCGTGCGCGTCGCTGCACCCATATGTGTCGACCAAGCACCCGAACATGGATATCGTCATCGTTCGCGAGAACGAGGAAGACGTCTACGGCGGCATCGAGCATCGCCAGACCAATCAGGTCGCGCAATGTCTCAAGCTGATTTCGAGGCCGGGGAGCAAGCGGATCATCCGGTACGCTTTCGAGTACGCGCGGGCCAACAAACGCCAAAAAGTCACGTGCTTCACCAAAGACAACATCATGAAGATCACGGACGGCCTGTTCCACCGGACGTTTGAAGAGATCGCCCTCGAATATCCCGACATCGAGCACGAGCACTGGATCGTCGACATCGGCGCGGCGAAGATGGCCGATACGCCCGAAGCATTCGACGTCATCGTGATGCCCAACTTATACGGCGACGTGCTCTCGGACGTCGCCGCGCAGATCACCGGTTCGGTTGGTCTGGCCGGGTCGGCGAACATCGGCGATCACTGCTCGATGTTCGAAGCGATTCACGGCTCCGCGCCGCGCCGCGCCGGACAGAACCTTGCCAATCCCTCGGGCCTCATGCACGGTGCGCTGCTGATGCTCGTCCATATCGGCCAAGCCGAGGCCGCCGAACGCGTGCATAACGCATGGCTCACGACGATCGAGGAAGGCATTCACACCTACGATATCTATAAGGAAGGCGTCTCCAAGCAAAAAGTCGGTACGCGTGAGTTTGCCGATGCGGTGATCGCGCGTTTGGGACAGAAGCCGCACACCCTCAAGGCGGCCGAGTACGACCCCAACGTCCAGATGAATCTCGCGATTCGTCCCGCCGGCAAGCCCCCGATGAAAGTGCGCGCGGGAGTCGATCTCTTCATCGATCGCCGCGACGGCAATCCGGACATGATCGCCGACCTGATGCAGAAGTTCAACGTTCCTGGAACCAAACTCACCGTTATCAGCAACCGCGGAACGAAAGTGTGGCCCAACGGAAACCCGGATACCTACTGGAGCGATCACTGGTCGTGTCGCTTCGAAGGCGAGGGCGAGCTTTTTACCGCCGAGCACGTCGTTAAACTCCTCGAAGCGGCCGACCGCGCCGGCTTCGACGTCATCAAGACCGAGGGACTCTATACGTTCAACGGCGAGCGCGGTTATTCGCTCGCACAAGGAGAGTGATTCGATGAGCGACACGCCGCACGAGCTTACGGTTCGCCGCCGAGATATGGTGAAGTTCTCGATCTCCTTCTCGGAGGCGATTCCGGCGACGTGGGAAGACCTGCAAATCGTGTTCACCGGAGCCGGCGGCACGAGCGGACGTCTTTCCAAGTTCGCCAAGCGAGCCGACACGGAGATCGCGGTCGCTCCGGACGGCACCGCGACGTACTCGTTCACGTTCACGATTGAAAACATGGATCCGCTGGGCGCCTTTACGTTGAATGAAGGCGCCATCAAACTGCGCGACGGGTTTCTCGTGCGCTACAAGCCGGAGTTCAAGGGGTCCAACGAAACGTTTTCGCTGACGGTCGTCGACACGCCGGAGCGCATGGTCGCCGTCGACGCGACCACGCTGGGTATCGTCTCCTGATTTTCCCACTGTTGCTGTCGGTCGTTAGCGTCGTGGCCGTCGATAGCGACGCCCGTGCCGTGTACGTGGGCGAGTGGCGCGGCACCGGCACGTTCTACTCAACGCCGTACAGCACGGCCGGTGCGTCGAGCGGACATACGATCTGCACGTGGGCTGAGGAAACGACCTATCTCGTCTGCCGGCAGGACTTCACCGGACCCAAGGGTCCGGGCCGCGGCCTTTCGATTTTTACGCGAACCGGATCGACCTATCGGTTTACGGGCGTCGACCCCGACGGTAAACAGCGCAATGTCGACCTCGTGGTCACGAACGCGGGCGACGTCATCTGGAACTCCAGCTTTACCGATCGCGACGGAAAGCACGTGACGATGCGGACGGTCAACACGTTTCCCTCGCCCGGCGTGGAAGACTGGCGCACGGAGTATTCGCTGGATGCGGGCAAGACCTGGACTGCAATGGCCAAGGGCGTGATGCGCCGCATGCCGCCCGATGCGAATAGTCAGCCTACTCCCTAGCGCGACCGAAATTCTCTATGCGATCGGCGCCGGCGACGAACTCGCGGGCGTCACGCACGAATGCGACTTTCCACCCGAGGCACTCGCGCTTCCGAAACTCACCTCGTCGGCTTTGCCGCACGCAGCGAACGCCGGCGAGATCGACCGGCACGTGCGGCGCAGTCTGCACGCGGGCTCGAGCTTGTATCACCTCGACGCGGAACTGTTGGAACGTCTGGCACCCGATCTCATCGTCACGCAAGAGCTCTGCGCCGTCTGCGCCGTGTCGTACGACATCGTCGACCGGGCCGCCAAACGGCTGCGCGGCGATCCACGCATCGTCTCGCTCGAACCGTCGTCGCTCGACGACGTCTTTGCGACGATCGGGTTTCTCGGCGAGGTGACGGGCCATCGCGACGAGGCGCGGCATGTCGAGCAAACCTTGCGCGCAAGCTTCGCGACCTTGCACCGGCGTACGCAACGGGCAGAACCGCCGCGCGTGCTCGTGCTGGAGTGGACCGATCCGCCCATGAGCGGCGGCCATTGGACGCCCGAGCTGGTCGAGCACGCCGGCGCCAGGCCGATCCTCGCACACCCACACGCAAACTCGCAGACGCTGGAATGGGACGCGATCGCAGGAGCCGATCCCGACGCGGTGATCGTGGTGCCGTGCGGATTCGATCTCGAGAAGACGCACACCGCGACGGCGGAACTCGAAGCGATACCACAGTGGCGCGAGCTGCGCGCGCGGCGCGAGGCTCGCGTACTGCTGATGGACGGAAACGCGTACGTCAATCGGCCCGGACCGCGTCTGTTCGACTCGGCGCGCATTATGGCGGAACTGTTGGGCCATCTCTAAGACGCCAGGTGCCGCCGTCGCCGACGACGCGCGTGATACTGGCCGGAAAAAAGTTCACGGGTATTGCTTGCCTCGATTCGGGCAAGTCGAGCACGCTCAGCAGCGCGTGAAGCGTGCCGGCGTGCGTCACGGCCAGCGCGGTGCCGACGTTGCGTGCCGCGAGGTCGTCGCAAAAGGAGCGTACCCGCGCGCAGACGGCGTCGAAGTTCTCTCCGTCCTCGGGCGCGTACAGGCGTGCGTGATGCCAGTTGGCCTCGTTGAGGTGTGGACGTGCGGCGAG
Protein-coding regions in this window:
- a CDS encoding alkaline phosphatase family protein, which produces MPRVFLFLSIVATLALASCTGGSQPSLRLVPAPATNPASSPVVGNYIKHVIIIVQENRSFDNLFAGFPGADAPMFGYDLKHRRIPLQTVDFIPLVNLDHDFQPAVRAWNHGKMNGFNGTVSGLPNDYPYAHLRRSEILPYWDLAQHYVLADHMFPTEFGPSFTGHLSLIAGTTSLSPTKALADNPIGGPWGCDAAPGTITFTVNLARVIKTGPFPCFTQFHTMADVLDAGRLAWKYYAPAIDADKGGVLWSSFDTIHAVRYGADWSADMSSPQTNVLADAKNGKLPNVGWVIPDWTWSDHPSSGSDLGPSWVAAVVNAIGNGPEWKSTAIVIVWDDWGGWYDNVPPPKLHDFRGPGIRVGCIIISPYAKPHYVDHTQYEFGSILRFAEEAFGLPTIGPESAGYTDARARSLDNAFDFTQAPRPFTTIPAKYPPSTFLLQKPSGRPPDTDL
- a CDS encoding peptide ABC transporter substrate-binding protein, yielding MNLLRLAVATAAAFALFACSKAGVTSAPSDTLRVVLNINPTQLNPILEQNTIEEFVDGLMFNMLVSQDAQHHQIPDLAAVVPTTANGGISKDGLTLTYRLRHGVKWHDGTPFTSKDVKFTWQAVMNPANNVLSRRGYDEVASVDTPDDYTVVFHMKKIFAPAIDTIFGESDTPYYILPAHLLAKYSNLNQIPFNSAPVGTGPYKFARWERGDRIVLTANPNYFKGAPRIKQLILPIILDDNTEVAQLRSHEVDVTIEIPSTAYRDLQSDSGIVRQLADAPYFAAIEFNTSRPPLDDVRVRRALVMGLDRFGITRDDSYGTAIVATADLAPFYWAFDKALRPTPYDPAAAKALLDTSGWRTGTDGIRTRDGRRLSLQLVYGQGNSLSRVVGTQLQQMYKTIGVDVSIKTYDYATLYATAETGGILNSGKFDLALYPWISGADPDNSSQWTCAAIPPAGNNVSRYCSPEMDAAQRLALSTFDRATRAKAYATIESLLLRDAPAAFIYYRRTPYAHVPELQNFSPNGITEGWNAQEWNR
- a CDS encoding NADP-dependent isocitrate dehydrogenase; protein product: MTSTAATPATTARKVPVTVAYGDGIGPEIMEATLRMITEGGARVELEPIEIGESIYNKGISNGIEPSSWDSLRRTRVFLKAPITTPQGGGFKSLNVTVRKTLGMYANVRPCASLHPYVSTKHPNMDIVIVRENEEDVYGGIEHRQTNQVAQCLKLISRPGSKRIIRYAFEYARANKRQKVTCFTKDNIMKITDGLFHRTFEEIALEYPDIEHEHWIVDIGAAKMADTPEAFDVIVMPNLYGDVLSDVAAQITGSVGLAGSANIGDHCSMFEAIHGSAPRRAGQNLANPSGLMHGALLMLVHIGQAEAAERVHNAWLTTIEEGIHTYDIYKEGVSKQKVGTREFADAVIARLGQKPHTLKAAEYDPNVQMNLAIRPAGKPPMKVRAGVDLFIDRRDGNPDMIADLMQKFNVPGTKLTVISNRGTKVWPNGNPDTYWSDHWSCRFEGEGELFTAEHVVKLLEAADRAGFDVIKTEGLYTFNGERGYSLAQGE
- a CDS encoding cobalamin-binding protein, giving the protein MRIVSLLPSATEILYAIGAGDELAGVTHECDFPPEALALPKLTSSALPHAANAGEIDRHVRRSLHAGSSLYHLDAELLERLAPDLIVTQELCAVCAVSYDIVDRAAKRLRGDPRIVSLEPSSLDDVFATIGFLGEVTGHRDEARHVEQTLRASFATLHRRTQRAEPPRVLVLEWTDPPMSGGHWTPELVEHAGARPILAHPHANSQTLEWDAIAGADPDAVIVVPCGFDLEKTHTATAELEAIPQWRELRARREARVLLMDGNAYVNRPGPRLFDSARIMAELLGHL
- a CDS encoding histidine phosphatase family protein: MTLVRHGSTALNAQRRFQGQTDVPLSDEGHLQAARLSARLCDERFERIYTSDLLRAQETARAIAEPHGLQPIADARLREFAFGAWEGLTWAEILAARPHLNEANWHHARLYAPEDGENFDAVCARVRSFCDDLAARNVGTALAVTHAGTLHALLSVLDLPESRQAIPVNFFPASITRVVGDGGTWRLRDGPTVPP